The sequence ATGTTCGCAGGCAACTTCGCTCCGCGGGGCTGGGCATTCTGCCAAGGGCAGCTTCTCTCCATCGCCCAGAACTCGGCGCTCTTCTCCATTCTTGGCACCACCTATGGAGGCAATGGACAGACGACGTTCGCCCTGCCGGACCTGCGGGGCCGCTATCCCATGCAGCCGGGCCAGGGCCCCGGGCTGTCCCCCCGCACGCTGGGCGAACAGGGTGGAACCGAAACCGTGACGCTGATTTCGACGCAGATGCCGGCGCACAATCACACCCTGAATGTGAGCAGTCAGCACGGCGATACCGAAACGCCCATTGGCACCGTGCTCGCGTCGGACTCCACGGCGACCGTGCTCAACTACCGGGCTGCCCCCATCGACGGGACCATGAACCCCGCGGCCATCGGCGTCGCGGGGGGAAGCCAGCCGCACAACAACATGTCGCCCTTCTTGTGCATCAACTTCATCATCGCGCTGGAAGGCATCTACCCGTCGCGCAACTGACGCACCGTGAGCCCCAAGGGCTCAGCGCCTCGCTCCATCCACGCGTGCGAGGCGCAGGGGAGCCACGCGGACGGCCGCCGCGAATCCGTCCCCACGAGCCACCCTTCCAGGTCCGCAACGACCCTGAACTGCGGGGTGGGTGGCCCGTTCCCGGCAGGGTGGGCACGTCGGGGGCCGCGTTATGGCACGGGAGCGTGGGCGGTGGTGGCGGAGCGAGACGGCGGGGGGCAACGCTCGCAAGTCACACCGACGACGGTGTTCACCGTCTGCGCCTCCGTGCTGGCGGTGGTCGTACTCGTCACCTTCGTGGCGAAGACGCGGGTGGCGCTGACACTGACGGGCATCGCCACCATCCTGGCGCTCGCGTTGGAACATGGCGTCGCGCGACTGGAGCGCGGCAGGCTGCCTCGACTGGCCGCCATTGCCCTGGTGATGACGGCGTTGCTGGTCGTCGTCGCCGCCCTCGCGCTGCTCGTGATTCCGGCCGCGGCGGACCAGTTGGACGCCCTGGTTCGCCAGTGGCCGCAGTTGATGGCGGAACTGCGGAGCTCTCGGCTCATCCAGGTGCTCAGCGACCGGCTGCAGGCGCTCGGCTGGGCGCGGCGGTTGGAGGAAGCAACTCCCCGGCTCGCGACCGGCGCCCTGCCTACGCTGCTCATCCGAGCCATCGGAGGCGTGGTGGGGGTGGTCATCTCGGCCCTCACCGTCTTCTTCCTCGTCGTGTTCATGCTGACATTCGGAGGAGACCTGATTCGCAGGGGGCTGACCCTGGTCGGCCCCGAGCACCGGATGCGATACGTCCGGGTCCTCCACAACATCTACAGCGCCACGGGCGGCTACCTGTCCGGGCTGGTGCTCATCTGCACCATCAACGCCACCCTGACCACGGTGACGCTGGCGCTCCTGGGCTTGCCGTACTTCCTGCCCCTGGGCATCGCCAGTGGCTTCTCCAGCCTGGTCCCTTATGTGGGGCCGCTCATCGCAGGGGGCGTCATCACCTTGCTGACGTGGGCCACGCAGGGCATCTGGGCGGCGGCGGTCGCGCTCGCCTACTTCCTGCTGTACGGGCCCCTCGAGGGCAACGTGCTGGCCCCACTCGTCTTCCGACGCACGGTCCACGTCAATCCGCTGCTCGTCCTCCTGGCAGTCCTGTTCTGCGCGGAGCTGGCCGGCATCGTGGGCGCGGTGGTGGCGGTGCCCGTGGCCGCGACCCTTCAAATCATCGCCCGGGAGGTCCTCCTCTTCCGGCAGGAGCGCAGGGCGGCGCGCGCAATCCACCCCGCGGAACCTGAATGACGCCCTGAAAGGGGGACACGATGGCCGCGGGTCCACTCCCATGGCTGCTGACTCATGGCACAGCGGCCCTGCTCTTCGCCGCACTGGTCGCCGGAGGCATGGGGGTGCCCATTCCAGAAGACCTGGTGCTGTTGTCGCTGGGCATCCTCGCGCACCGGGACGTCCTGCCCATCGCCCTGGCGGTCGCGGTCGCAGTGGCCGGAGTGCTCTGCGGCGACACGGCCCTCTTCCTCACCGCCCAAAGGTTGG is a genomic window of Myxococcus virescens containing:
- a CDS encoding phage tail protein: MSEPFIGQIMMFAGNFAPRGWAFCQGQLLSIAQNSALFSILGTTYGGNGQTTFALPDLRGRYPMQPGQGPGLSPRTLGEQGGTETVTLISTQMPAHNHTLNVSSQHGDTETPIGTVLASDSTATVLNYRAAPIDGTMNPAAIGVAGGSQPHNNMSPFLCINFIIALEGIYPSRN
- a CDS encoding AI-2E family transporter; the encoded protein is MGGPFPAGWARRGPRYGTGAWAVVAERDGGGQRSQVTPTTVFTVCASVLAVVVLVTFVAKTRVALTLTGIATILALALEHGVARLERGRLPRLAAIALVMTALLVVVAALALLVIPAAADQLDALVRQWPQLMAELRSSRLIQVLSDRLQALGWARRLEEATPRLATGALPTLLIRAIGGVVGVVISALTVFFLVVFMLTFGGDLIRRGLTLVGPEHRMRYVRVLHNIYSATGGYLSGLVLICTINATLTTVTLALLGLPYFLPLGIASGFSSLVPYVGPLIAGGVITLLTWATQGIWAAAVALAYFLLYGPLEGNVLAPLVFRRTVHVNPLLVLLAVLFCAELAGIVGAVVAVPVAATLQIIAREVLLFRQERRAARAIHPAEPE